The genomic region AGCGATCGGGTAAATTGATTCGACTTCAAGAGATGTTAGAAGAAGCAATCTCAGAAGGCGATCGCGCTTTAATTTTCACTCAATTTGCGGAATGGGGAAAGTTGTTAAAACCGCATTTGGAACAAAAGTTAGGTCGAGAAATCTTTTTTCTCTATGGTAGTACTTCCAAGAAACAAAGAGAGGAAATGATCGATCGCTTTCAGCACGATCCACAAGGTCCACCCGTGATGATTTTATCTCTCAAAGCTGGGGGGACTGGATTAAATTTAACGCGGGCAAATCATGTATTTCACTTCGATCGCTGGTGGAATCCAGCCGTAGAAAATCAAGCCACAGATCGGGTATTTCGGATCGGGCAAACTCGTAACGTTCAAGTTCACAAATTTGTTTGTACGGGGACGTTGGAAGAGAAAATTAACGACATGATTGAAAGTAAAAAAGCTTTAGCAGAGCAAGTAGTAGGTGCGGGTGAGAATTGGTTGACTGAATTAGATACAGACTCTTTACGTCAATTATTAGTGTTGGAACGCAATGCGGTAATTGAAGAAGATGAAGAGTAAAATTAGGGTGCGTTGTTAGCGCACCCTACCATTTAAGAACTTCTTTAGAACGTAGACAATAAATGTCAGATATAGAAGATCCCATTATAGTAGTCAGTTATAATGCCGACTGGTCTATTCAATACGAACAGGAAAAAATACGTATTCTCAATGCTCTAGGTGATGCTATTGCCGAGATTCAACATATTGGCAGTACGGCAGTACCAGGATTAGCCGCAAAACCCGTAATAGATATTCTACTAGGACTTAAACAAATTCCACCCTCGCCAATTCAAATTGGAAATCTTGAAGCACTGAGTTATTTATACTGTGGTGAACTAGGAATTCCTAACAGACATTATTTTCGCCGAGGAATGCCTCGAACTTACCAAATTCACGCCGTACAGATAGATAGTGAGTTTTGGCGATCGTATATTCTGTTTCGTGACTTCCTCATCGCGTATCCAGCAGCAGCACAACAATACGAAGTTTTAAAACGTAAATTAGCTATAGAATTTCGTAGCGATCGCGATCGATATACTAATAATAAAGCTCCGTTGATTCAGGAATTACTCGTCCAAGCACAAACATGGCAAAAAACTCTTTAAAAAAATCAATTCTATATTTTAATTTAAGCTCCTTGCTTTTCTTTTTCAGTTTGTTTTTCTGCTAATTTCTTTTCCCATTTTGTAGCTATATTATCAGCAGTTTCATACATGATTTTTGCTTTTTCAGCTGCAATTCTAGCTATTTCAACTAGTTCAGCTAATTCCTTTTCATTGGGTAATTGATTCATACTTAGCTCCGCAAACGAGTAATAATTTTTCTTACCTCTATTTTAGTCTCTAACACTTGACCGAGTAACGTGCTTAAATCTTCTCCTGCTTCCTGGATCTCCTCAGCAGAAGCTTCGTCCGTTGCTAGTTTCTGCAAAACTACTTGGATTCGCCTTTTACTATTCCCTACAAAGGCGAGAACGGTACTGAAGTAGGCAAAAAACTGAGTCATCTGAGCATTCTCTGGAAACTGAGGTAATAATTCTCTGACTCGATTCAGTCCCTCACTAGCTTCTTGCTCAGATTGAGCTAATTCTTGGTTGAGCCGATCGATGAGCGTGCGGAGTTGTAAGGGAATAGCCATTAAGATAGGTATAGCAAACTAGTTAGGTTAAATCAACATATCACCTGAATGTCTTTGAGACGACACATTGCCTAATGCTAGGATGCATGAAGGAAGCCAGGAGCAGATACAATGACAACTAATCAAAGCTTTCAAGCCAGCCGAGAATGGTGGTCGCAACGCTGGCTAGATTTATTAGATTCCTATCGGTTTAAAAAGCGATTAGAACGCGGTCGCAACTATGCACGACAGGGAAACATTTTAAATATCAAATTTGAAGGCTCTCAAGTATTAGCACGGGTGCAAGGTACAGACCCAGAACCATACAAAGTTTCACTATCTTTAGAAAAATTTGATGACGACCAGTGGGGATATGTTGTAGAAACCATGTCCCAAAAAGCAGTTTATGCAGCCAAATTACTAGCAGGAGAAATGCCGCAAAATATTGAAGAAGTTTTTACTGCCAATGGTTTATCGTTGTTTCCTTTTACCCTATCAGAAGTCAAAAGTCGCTGTTCTTGTCCCGACAAAGCCAATCCTTGCAAACATGTCGCCGCAGTCTACTATCAACTAGGCGATCGCTTCAGCGAAGATCCGTTTGTTCTGTTCCAATTACGGGGACGCACTAAGGATGAAGTTCTTACTTCTTTGAGAGAATTTCGTAGTCAAGGAGACAGGTCAAAAGTCAAAAGTCAAAAGTCAACATTTCCCGACTCCCCTGTACGGGCGGGTTTTGAGCCAAGATTTGTTGACGTAAGCCGTGAATCTTTTGCTAAATCCGCCCCTACGACTCCCGACTCCCACTCTCCCACTCCCTCATTTTGGCAATACAACGAACCACTCGACCCATCGTTAGTGGTCATAGCACCGTCACTCAGCGGCGAAACGGTTTTAGATATCTTAGGAGAAATTCCCGTAGCAGAATTAGAGACTGATGAAGCAGATCGAGGTGATGCCACTGCATCTGGAATGGTACAAAAATACTTAAACGACATTTACCAACAAGCCAGCCAACAAGCCGCGATCGCAGCTATGACGACAGGCGGAAGTTGAGGGGACAATTCAATTCACAATTCACAATTAAATTAGCAGATTCCATACACCACAACCTTTTTCCTACCCCCTGCTCCCTGCTCCCTGCTCCCTGCTCCCTGGCAATGGGTGGAATATATGGCGATCGCGTCGTTTAATAAACTAAGGTCTTAAATCTTAATGTTGTTTATTTTCTCACTCAACTATGGCTGAAGCTTTGAAACTTGAAGATGCGGTGGAATTTGCCGAAAACCCAGAACCACGGTGTCCGTGCGTCCTGCTGTTAGATACTTCTGGTTCCATGCAGGGAGTAGCTATTGACGCTCTCAACGAGGGTTTACGCACTTTCAAAGAGGAACTCAACCAAGATAACTTGGCGCGCAAGCGGGTTGAAGTGGCGATCGTCACGTTTGGTAGTGACGTGAAAGTAGCTCAGGATTTCGTCACTGCTGACATATTTGAACCGCCTAGTCTATCAGCTCAAGGTTTAACTCACATGGGTGGGGCAATTCTCCAAGGGCTGGATATGATCGAAGCCCGTAAAGGTCAATATCGTAGTAATGGCGTGAATTATTATCGTCCTTGGGTGTTTTTGATCACGGATGGCGAACCGCAAGGAGAACCAGACAGCATCATCGACCAAGCCACCCAACGGATTCGCGACGATGAGGCAGGTAAGCGAGTTGCTTTCTTTGCCGTGGGCGTAGAATCAGCCAATATGACGCGCTTGAGTCAAATTGTCGTCCGCAGCCCCTTAAAGTTACAAGGATTAAACTTTAAAGAGCTGTTTATCTGGCTATCGGCAAGTATGCAGCGGGTTTCTCAATCCAAACCAGAAGATCAAGTTGCTCTCCCGCCACCAGGTTGGGGCGTAGTTTAGGTATCACATGTAGAGACGTTACATGTAACGTCTCTACATGTGTATTTTCAACGTTTTACCACCAAACAACTAGCTTTCTCATCTCCGTCTGGTGGCAGCAGAGCGACGACGTGAGGCACGGGACGAGGGGTATAAGGTACTAGCAATTCACCCTTATAAGCAAGCGAAGAACTGTCGCCGGAGTCGAGCATCACCGCATCTCGCAACCCAGCTTTAGCTAATACTGCACCCAGCTTGACAGCATCGACATTTCTCGGAGCCACGCCAATTGTGGGCTGTCCTGCCTGGTTTATTCCCCAGAAAGCCCGACGACGCGCAGCATCGAAACCAAATAAGTTACCAAAAGACTCTCGCGATCGCGGTTGTCCGTCTTTTACCAGCCAAGCAGCAGCGACAAAAGCATCTGTTACGTCCGGCATCTCCGCCTGGATTCCTTCTAACGTGTTGTGTAAGAAGGGATCGAAGGGAATATATTTAACTGCTTGAGTACCAATTAATACTAACGGTCTACCTGCAAGCCTAAGATTCTCACTCGCATTACCAGGGACGAAATGACTTGCTTTTTGACTGAGTACGGGACCGATCATAATATTGGAATTCAGGACTTTGAGCGAGAAAAAGCCCCCATCCACGCCTGCAACTGCGGCAGTATCAGCTAAAATCTCTGGGACTTGATAGCGGCTTTTAGCATGGATCGTCATTGGTCTACCACCAGAGATTAATAACAAGTAGGTGCGATCGATGGTGGTTTTGTTGAAGGTGACATTGGCAGAAAAATCGAATTCTCCCCCCCACTTGGGAATTTTCATGCCACCTGAAGCTTGAGAGAGAATGCTAGATTCTGGGTTGGCGATCGCCCGTGCTAAGTTAGATTGACCGAAGCGACCGATGGCAAGTAAACTTTCCGAGTCGCCAGCAAAGCGTTCGTCGTTGTCGTTCATCGTCAGCGCCGACAGATACCCAGCTTTCTTGACTGCTGCGGCAACTTTTTGGTTATACTTACCAGCCGGATACGTAAAATAGCGGATTGGTATACCTAGCTTATTTTCCAAAATCTGTTTAGATTCAGTCACTTCCATTTGGAGTTTGTCGTCGGACAGGCGGCGCAAATCTTCGGGATGGGTGACGCTGTGAGCTGCAATAGTTATCAACGGATCGGCTGCTATTTCCTTCAGTTGTTCCCAACTGACATGGCTTCTACCGACGTTGTTGCCTACCCCAGCAGTATAAATAGAAAACACGGCTGGATAGCCATATTTTTTCAGCAGCGGATAAACGTATTTGTAATGTCCCCCGTAGCCATCATCAAACGTTAACATAATCGGCTTTTCTGGCAAGGGTAAACCCGTCCGCAGATGAATAACGAGTTGGTCGTAACTGATGGGGG from Chroococcidiopsis sp. SAG 2025 harbors:
- a CDS encoding GrpB family protein — translated: MSDIEDPIIVVSYNADWSIQYEQEKIRILNALGDAIAEIQHIGSTAVPGLAAKPVIDILLGLKQIPPSPIQIGNLEALSYLYCGELGIPNRHYFRRGMPRTYQIHAVQIDSEFWRSYILFRDFLIAYPAAAQQYEVLKRKLAIEFRSDRDRYTNNKAPLIQELLVQAQTWQKTL
- a CDS encoding SWIM zinc finger family protein; the protein is MTTNQSFQASREWWSQRWLDLLDSYRFKKRLERGRNYARQGNILNIKFEGSQVLARVQGTDPEPYKVSLSLEKFDDDQWGYVVETMSQKAVYAAKLLAGEMPQNIEEVFTANGLSLFPFTLSEVKSRCSCPDKANPCKHVAAVYYQLGDRFSEDPFVLFQLRGRTKDEVLTSLREFRSQGDRSKVKSQKSTFPDSPVRAGFEPRFVDVSRESFAKSAPTTPDSHSPTPSFWQYNEPLDPSLVVIAPSLSGETVLDILGEIPVAELETDEADRGDATASGMVQKYLNDIYQQASQQAAIAAMTTGGS
- a CDS encoding vWA domain-containing protein, yielding MAEALKLEDAVEFAENPEPRCPCVLLLDTSGSMQGVAIDALNEGLRTFKEELNQDNLARKRVEVAIVTFGSDVKVAQDFVTADIFEPPSLSAQGLTHMGGAILQGLDMIEARKGQYRSNGVNYYRPWVFLITDGEPQGEPDSIIDQATQRIRDDEAGKRVAFFAVGVESANMTRLSQIVVRSPLKLQGLNFKELFIWLSASMQRVSQSKPEDQVALPPPGWGVV
- a CDS encoding polysaccharide deacetylase family protein; its protein translation is MLPTRLYLFFAAQYFSCVLSKLLLSVTLTFPVLLFATSAQAQEKQNNSSTPAPSLSHCPQASPYGTELTSLATQLLQTTNWTEDKTKLFEFLSLKLGPQLAAYFNSSPYPNINERAKLAKVPILMYHDILPKKQVFFDVTPQEFEQHLQFIKKQGFTPISYDQLVIHLRTGLPLPEKPIMLTFDDGYGGHYKYVYPLLKKYGYPAVFSIYTAGVGNNVGRSHVSWEQLKEIAADPLITIAAHSVTHPEDLRRLSDDKLQMEVTESKQILENKLGIPIRYFTYPAGKYNQKVAAAVKKAGYLSALTMNDNDERFAGDSESLLAIGRFGQSNLARAIANPESSILSQASGGMKIPKWGGEFDFSANVTFNKTTIDRTYLLLISGGRPMTIHAKSRYQVPEILADTAAVAGVDGGFFSLKVLNSNIMIGPVLSQKASHFVPGNASENLRLAGRPLVLIGTQAVKYIPFDPFLHNTLEGIQAEMPDVTDAFVAAAWLVKDGQPRSRESFGNLFGFDAARRRAFWGINQAGQPTIGVAPRNVDAVKLGAVLAKAGLRDAVMLDSGDSSSLAYKGELLVPYTPRPVPHVVALLPPDGDEKASCLVVKR